In Verrucomicrobiota bacterium, the genomic stretch GATCTTCTCAAGCTCCGCCGTTTTCAGGCGCAGCTCTCGCAGAAGCTCGGACGGGCTGAAACGTTTTCGCACCTCAACCGGCAAGTCCGCGAGAAGAATCCGGCTCGCGCCCTCGCGATGGCTCAAGGTGATCGCATCGCAATCCACATCCTGGATTTGCACATCTCGAAACACCTTTCCGCTCAAGGTCGTGAGATCCTCTCCGCGCGCGCTGGAGATCCCAAGAACCCAAGCCAACGCGAACACCAGCCCACTGCGCATCACAGGTTTGTTCATAAACATTCTTAGAAACAGGGCATCTAAGCGCGGCCCGCAAGTAGTCCCGGCTTTAGCCGGTTTTGTGCGCTGGCCGGCTGAAGCCGGGACTACATGCAGGCCAAATGAGATTTCTGCTGATCAACCATTCAACTCGTTGACAATGATTTTGCCGAGCTTCGCCAGCGCTTCATCGAGACGCGGCGACCACGGATTGCCGCAATTCAAGCGGATGTAATTCTTGAACTTTTTCTTCGCCGAAAAAACCGGTCCCGGCGCGATGCTGATTTTCTCGGCCAACGCGCGCCGGTAAAGTTGCAACGAATCGACCGCTTCCGGCAAGCCAATCCACAGCACCTGGCCGCCGGTGGGCCGGGTGACGGTCGTTCCGGATGGAAAATAACGTGTGACCGCTTCGGTCATGCGCTGGACCTGTCCGGCATAGAAGCGGCGCAATTTGCGAAGATGATGGTCGTAGCCGCCCGTCGCCAGGAAACTCGCGATCGCCATCTGCGGCGGCGTGGCCGTGGCGCTGGTGCAGACGTACTTCAAGTATTCAACCTGCGCCCTAAAGCGTCCCGGCGCCGTCCAGCCCACGCGATAGCCGGGCGCCAGAGTCTTGGTAAAGGAATCGCAGAGCAACACCCATCCCTCGCGGTCGAAAGCCTTGGCAACCTTGGGCCGCGCCTCTCCGAAAGTGAGGTTGCCGTAAATGTCATCCTCGATCAGCGGAATCTGGCGCTCGGTAAGCAACTCGACGAGCCGCTTCTTTTTGTCGTCCGGCATGCAACTGCCGAGCGGATTGCTGTAGTTCAGCGTGAAGAGGCAAGCCTTGATCCGGCAAGGTCCCAGGCGGGCGGCCAGCGCATCGAGGCAAATTCCTTCCCGCGGGTAAGTCGGGATTTCG encodes the following:
- a CDS encoding PLP-dependent aminotransferase family protein, with product MIRDTAPATTVSEAHPLYEQIAAQITRLIEEGTLRPGERIPSVRKLHKHQQVSVTTVTQAYRLLESRGLVEARPQSGYYVRARQWVPPPEPEMIAPAPRASKVQVSDLVMEVIKATRDPGLVRFGATMPSPELFPTAELTRVMGAVGRRFPVQANSYDPAPGHANLRAQVARRALESGCMLSPDDVVVTCGTTEALHLCLRAVARPGDAIAIESPTFFGILQIIESLGMRACEIPTYPREGICLDALAARLGPCRIKACLFTLNYSNPLGSCMPDDKKKRLVELLTERQIPLIEDDIYGNLTFGEARPKVAKAFDREGWVLLCDSFTKTLAPGYRVGWTAPGRFRAQVEYLKYVCTSATATPPQMAIASFLATGGYDHHLRKLRRFYAGQVQRMTEAVTRYFPSGTTVTRPTGGQVLWIGLPEAVDSLQLYRRALAEKISIAPGPVFSAKKKFKNYIRLNCGNPWSPRLDEALAKLGKIIVNELNG